In Populus alba chromosome 4, ASM523922v2, whole genome shotgun sequence, the genomic window attaaatcatatttgtttttgtttacacAGAGAGTGTCCTGATGAGCTCAAGGAGGCAGTATCGAGCTTGATCTTTGCATCTTCAAGATGTGGTGAATTTCCAGAGTTGCAAGAGATTCGTGGGGTTTTTGTATCAAGATTTGGAAAAGAAATCGCTGCTTGTGCTGTCGAATTGCGCAGCAACTGTGGAGTGAATCCCAAGGTAAAGAGCTGAGTATTTGTAGATTAAATTGTTGCAAATttcttctcacttttttttttaattctttttttttttagattatactAAAGTTTTCTGCAAGACAAGCAAGCTTGGAAAGCAGAAAGAAACTGCTAAAGGACATCGCATCTGATAATGGTATCGTTCTGCATTTGGAGGAAGATGCTCCAGTGGTTGCACAGGTACGAAACTTGTACATTACAAAATGAGAACAATTCCGTAAGCAATGTAGAGTTTGAGGCTTAAAAATCACTTATGGTTTCAGGAAAAAATGGATGTCAGCCAGCCGAAGCAGCAGGAGCAGCATGTAGAGGATTTTAAATCAGCCAAGTTAGATGTTACTGAGTCCCAAGCCAGAACACACGTTTTGCCTGAGGACGAGCTGTCTGAATCACTGAAAGGAAGGAAGAAGTACAAAGATGTAGCTGCTGCAGCTCTAGAGGCTTTTGAATCAGCAGCTTATGCAGCACAAGCTGCAAGAGCTGCTGTTGAACTCTCAAGATATGATTCTCAGGACATTGAACGGGATGATCATGGTGGTTCTAGTCATGGACAAGGGACTCTGTATGATTCTGAGGGGTCATTGACACCTGAACTTGAAGGCAGATATGAAGCTTCAGAGGAGAACAAGCAAGCTGCAAGAGCAGCAGTTGAACTCTCAAGATATGATTCTCAGGACATTGAACGGGATGATCATGGTGATTCTAGTCATGGACAAGGGACTCTGTATGATTCTGATGGGTCATTGACACCTGAACTTCAAGGCAGATATGAAGCTTCGGAGGAGAACAAGCAAGCTGCAAGAGCAGCTGTTGAACTCTCAAGATATGATTCTCAGGACATTGAATGGGATGATCGTCATGGACAAGGGACTCTGTATGATTCTGATGGGCCACTGATACCTGAACTTCAAGGCAGATATGAAGCTTCAGAGG contains:
- the LOC118055987 gene encoding uncharacterized protein; protein product: MGKKLDALFGRKLRTSKFSSLSKLAVSRIAILKNKAEVRLSHAKSDVIQLLNLGHQERALLRVEHVIKDQNMVGAFVMMEDYLHFLNDRVVLLQTNRECPDELKEAVSSLIFASSRCGEFPELQEIRGVFVSRFGKEIAACAVELRSNCGVNPKIILKFSARQASLESRKKLLKDIASDNGIVLHLEEDAPVVAQEKMDVSQPKQQEQHVEDFKSAKLDVTESQARTHVLPEDELSESLKGRKKYKDVAAAALEAFESAAYAAQAARAAVELSRYDSQDIERDDHGGSSHGQGTLYDSEGSLTPELEGRYEASEENKQAARAAVELSRYDSQDIERDDHGDSSHGQGTLYDSDGSLTPELQGRYEASEENKQAARAAVELSRYDSQDIEWDDRHGQGTLYDSDGPLIPELQGRYEASEENKLSNDSLVFNEIYTIDNISSESEDENMKGNGRVHLEFEESKTKPGFNRTPSNSSSDSDGNMWNERYQLSDSLSHNKPVGNEMVSYLVDKKAEREQVTIPSPKHHDLDLCRNTNLLADENQHIREYNAVHDEDVSCEDEDKLPYQSPKRIPLKPHADAMINPRKGNYEYKTAHSTTSDENLSTRSNIDRKRLSVRTRRARGP